The Halostagnicola larsenii XH-48 region GAGTTCTTTGTGAGCCATCGTCTTCAATTCTTAGTTTCCCATCAGAGAATTCCTGATCTCGGATTGTAACAGCTGAACGTTCCGAATTGAAGAACACATCCTTCAGCTCGTCTACATTTACGGGGATGTTTCCACCAGCAGTCGAACTATCGAAAATCAGTTTCTCGTTAGCCTGCCCATAGCTTTTGAACGGCGACCCAAGTTGGTCATGAAGAGCTTTTGCTGAGCGTGTTTTTGTCAACTCAAGTGAAAGGAGTCGGTCCGCGTTTTCTACCTTCTCATAGAGATCCTCTGTAACAACTGGATCATAATGGACCAGACAATTGCCTCGTTTCCCCATCCAGTCACTCACAACCTCTTCAAACGGCATTTTTGTCCCTAAATTGCCGATCTTTTCCAAAATCAGGAGTGCCCTTTTCTTGTTGTCCGATGGTAACACTATTAGAAAATAATATGGAAGTACAACAGCGTCATCTGCCCCTCTGGCTTCTTCTTTCAGCGAGTCATCGTTAACATTCCTATGGTCTGCTCCTGTTCCATATCTACCGGTTCGAAGAACACCCTCTATTATCTCATCATTTGAATTGGTATTTTTCACACTGAGTGTCTTCTCCATTTTTGGCAATTTCTCATAACCTGTATTGTAATCGGAGCAGAAATTATCAAAGGCGTCTATTATATTGTTCACTGAAAAATCAGTACCTTCCCCCATCAGATTATTGAGCTGAACCCTCTCTTCAGGTTGGTACTTCTTTGTGAGATGTATCCAGTAAGGAATTAGTTTATGAGTCGCCATTTTGTTACTTGCCCCAAGATGTTATCATACCATAAAAGTTATTGCTCTAATTCATTTTCAAATAGAATGTTCATCACCGATCCTGTCTGAATTTTGTGTTATGACTCTTCAGAAGAATATGCTACGAGTCAATTACGAATCACTCGAGGAGATGGCCGAGGCCGGTTCTCAGCATCAAGCCGACCGTTGAGGTACTCTTGTCCGTTGCTGGTGATCTCGTACATGTTACTGCCCTCGAAAATCGGAGCAAGGAAACCTGCGTGAGAAAGCATCTGACACCGCTCTTTGACCCGCCCACGCGAAGCGTCGAACTTCATTACTCGAGACATGTGACGCGGTGTCGACCAGGAGTCCTCCGCAAGATGTTCTAAGATTCGCTCATCCAGCGTACACATCCAGCGGGCTGGCTTTCGACTCATTATGATTCAGAGGTTTCACTGGCGCTTGGACCACTGCTCGAGTTACCCTGATTAAGGAAAACTTCGTTTTCAGCGTCGTACTCCTCATCAAGATAGGCTTTTCCCACGTCCGTAATGACATACGCACCATTTCCGATAGGCGTCAGTAATCCGTGTTCTGCAAGCTTCTTACATCGGCGAGAAACATGCGCATTCGAGACTCGAATACTCTCACTATCAGTGAGTTCGCCAACTGTGGCCCCCTCATTCTCACGAAGATACTCGAGGATGCGATCGTCCCATATTGTCATCCACGTTCCCGACTCTCTCATTACATTCTCTTAGGGAGACACTCACCTTTTTGTTCGGTTTTCTACCTAAATGAGTTTATTATCCTGATTAGGAGCACCGTTACATATATGTAATATCGGTTCTTTGTGCTGAGCACGGAGCTACCAACGCGGGTGAAGATGACTCTTGTTGGCATGTGAGACCGGGCGGCGCTGCAACGCCGCCCAGAAGGTAGCTCCGTTATCAGAGCATGAATTACGGAACTTCCGTGGGGACTGTACCCCACGCACGACAAGAGGCATCGCCCACGAATAATTCTGACGCAACGCGAGCAACGTGTGTCTGCGGCGCTCGAGCAACCGGATACGACGCTAGGCTCAAGGCGTCAGTCTGTGACCGCTGTGCGCGACTGCGCTGTGACGGCGGTAGACAGAAGGAACTTCCTGAGCACGTCCTTGAGGCGACTTCTGACGACATACTCGAGCAAGGCCGCGTGATGGCCCTCTACGAGTACGAGAAGAATCACATCTCGATCGAGCACGAAGAACGCGAGTGTCGCGTCTGCGAGGGAGAGACCTACCACCGCATCGAAACCGACGATTACCGCTCTCGGACTGCTTCAGTGTGCGGTACTTGCGGTGAGACCGCCGTGACCCTTACCGATGGCGGTTCAAACCTCTACACCTGTGACACGCCCCAGTGCGATGGGTGGAAAGAGGTCGTCACGCCGGACGGCTACGTTTGTCACGACTGCGCGGACGAACTCGAGAAGAAGTACGAAGCCGAGCCCAGATTACTCGCTGATGGAGGAATCGAGTGGGGCGATCTTTCCGGCTTTCAGCGTGACATTCTGGAAGAGATAGCTCGTCTTGAGACGGTCGGCGAAGACTGCTACGGGCTCGCAATCAAGGAGGAACTCGAGCAGTATCACGACGAAGTACTCCACGGCCGGCTCTACCAGAACCTCGACAGTCTGGTCGACGATAAACTTCTTGAGACCGGTAAAATCGATGGTCGGACGAACAGTTACACACTGACTTCCGAGGCCAAGGCGTTGCTCAAGGAGAGCGTCTATCGTCGGGCCAAGGCGTGTGGACTCGAGGTATCCGCAGCCGATGGTGGTCACAATGAATGATAGTTCGTACACGATAGGGTTCTGTCCAGATGGCGGCGCATACGTACTCGCCATCCAAGATGAAAATGGAGCAACGTGTCCTGTCTGTGGCTCAGAGGTCGAAACTGAAGTTCAGAAGATCAGAGGAAAACTATGAGCAACGATCTCGAGCCACTCTCGCCCCAGGAGGCCGTCGACCTCTACGTAGCCCACCGCGAACTTGAGGTGAGCGCAAAGACGCTCCAGAACCACGAGTATCGACTCAACGCGTTTGTGGAATGGTGCAACGAGGTCGGGATCGACAACCTCAACGACCTCTCCGGGCGCGATCTCCACCGATACCGCGTCTGGCGACAGAAGGACGTCAACGTCGTCACCCTTCGCGGCCAGCTCGCAACACTACGCGTGTTCCTCGAGTTTTGCGCGTCGATCGACGCCGTCGAACCGGGAATGCGCGAACGTGTGAAGCTTCCCGATGTCGATCGCGCCGACGAAGCTCGAGACGTGATGCTCGACGAAGATCGTTCCCGGATGCTACTGAGCTACCTCGAGCGGTACAGCCGCGCGAGCCGGAGTCACGTTATCGTCGCGATTCTCTGGCACACGGGAATCCGTCTCGGCGGTCTTCGAGCGATCGATCTCGATGACTACGAACCGGACGAACAGTGCGTTTGGCTACGCCATCGTCCTGAATCCGAGACGCCGCTGAAGAATCAAGGGCCTGCTGAGCGCCCCCTCGCGTTGGACGACTACTATACCGACGTGATCGACGAGTACATTCGATTTCACCGGCACGATGTCGTCGACGAGTACGGACGCGAACCACTCGTAACGAGTGACCGAGGACGGCTTAGTTCCGGTCAAATCCGATCGGAAGTGTATCGGCTGACACAGCCTTGTCTGTACAAGGACTGTCCGCACGATCGCGACCCGGACGACTGTGAGGCTCGAGTCTACGGTCACTATTCAGAGTGTCCGAGTAGCCTCTCACCGCACACGATTCGGCGAGGTTCGATTACCTACCAGCTTCGCGAGGACATCCCCGAGGAGATCGTCAGTGATCGCTGTGACGTTTCCTCAGATATCCTCGAGCGACACTACGATCGACGAACAGACCGCGAAAAGATGGAACAGCGACGCGACTTCATCACCGATCTTTAAAAGGAAAATGACCCACACGAAGCGCGGAGTTAGCACTCCTACGAAGAGATGCATCGAAAAAGTCCGAGGGAACGGAATTCAGGCGGTAGAGGGCCTGAAACACTTAATTACGTATGGACTCGCCGGGCGGGCAATTGGGAAACGCGGTCATGGGCAACCGCAGTACAGCGGAGGGGTCAGAGCATGACCCGATACTGTCCACACTGTGGTGGTCGGATGCGAACCAAAACGTCGATGGGCGGCATCCCTCGAACAGTTTGTGAAAACGGCCCACATCCCGCTGTGGAGGTGGATCAGCAGCAATGAGCGCGTTCGAACAACCTGTTGATGTCGAGCCGCTTGACTTTCTCGAGCAGCGCGACGGCGAGACAGCGTCTTGGGAACGTGCTCGTCCCTCTGACGCCCTGATAGAGCCGTTCGGTCGGTTCGGTTACAGAGTAACATTACGAGACGGCGAAGAAGTCCACTACTGCGCTCTCGGGCTCGAAGACGGCGAGTACATCGGACGGTGTGACTGCAAGGGCTGGAAGTACCACGACGGTCCCTGCGCCCATC contains the following coding sequences:
- a CDS encoding helix-turn-helix transcriptional regulator is translated as MTLTDGGSNLYTCDTPQCDGWKEVVTPDGYVCHDCADELEKKYEAEPRLLADGGIEWGDLSGFQRDILEEIARLETVGEDCYGLAIKEELEQYHDEVLHGRLYQNLDSLVDDKLLETGKIDGRTNSYTLTSEAKALLKESVYRRAKACGLEVSAADGGHNE
- a CDS encoding winged helix-turn-helix domain-containing protein, with the translated sequence MRESGTWMTIWDDRILEYLRENEGATVGELTDSESIRVSNAHVSRRCKKLAEHGLLTPIGNGAYVITDVGKAYLDEEYDAENEVFLNQGNSSSGPSASETSES
- a CDS encoding SWIM zinc finger family protein, whose product is MSAFEQPVDVEPLDFLEQRDGETASWERARPSDALIEPFGRFGYRVTLRDGEEVHYCALGLEDGEYIGRCDCKGWKYHDGPCAHLCALRKAAFIGSIDLKTTDGSPDDELEMHQATGEIHEGERHDASIEQTQERGLLP
- a CDS encoding tyrosine-type recombinase/integrase, whose product is MSNDLEPLSPQEAVDLYVAHRELEVSAKTLQNHEYRLNAFVEWCNEVGIDNLNDLSGRDLHRYRVWRQKDVNVVTLRGQLATLRVFLEFCASIDAVEPGMRERVKLPDVDRADEARDVMLDEDRSRMLLSYLERYSRASRSHVIVAILWHTGIRLGGLRAIDLDDYEPDEQCVWLRHRPESETPLKNQGPAERPLALDDYYTDVIDEYIRFHRHDVVDEYGREPLVTSDRGRLSSGQIRSEVYRLTQPCLYKDCPHDRDPDDCEARVYGHYSECPSSLSPHTIRRGSITYQLREDIPEEIVSDRCDVSSDILERHYDRRTDREKMEQRRDFITDL